Proteins encoded by one window of Anaeromyxobacter diazotrophicus:
- the cmk gene encoding (d)CMP kinase, whose protein sequence is MSRRPFIVAIDGPAGAGKSTAARRLAGRLGFAMVDTGAIYRAVALAATRAGVAFDDDARLGDLLPGLAIRFEPAPGGGQCVLLDGEDVSAEIRTAPISLGASAVSARPVVRAALLGLQQRLATAAGHRGAVLEGRDIGTVVFPDADVKFFLTATPEVRARRRHDELVAKGQPSTLAQVLADQQKRDRDDSERAVAPLRPADDALLVDTSGLPLDGVVEALADEVRARLAARAQPG, encoded by the coding sequence ATCTCCAGACGTCCTTTCATCGTCGCCATCGACGGGCCGGCCGGCGCCGGCAAGAGCACCGCCGCCCGCCGGCTGGCGGGGCGGCTCGGGTTCGCCATGGTGGACACCGGCGCCATCTACCGCGCGGTGGCGCTGGCGGCGACCCGCGCCGGGGTCGCGTTCGACGACGACGCCCGCCTCGGTGACCTCCTGCCGGGGTTGGCCATCCGCTTCGAGCCCGCGCCCGGGGGCGGCCAGTGCGTGCTGCTCGATGGCGAGGACGTCTCGGCGGAGATCCGGACCGCCCCCATCTCGCTCGGCGCGAGCGCCGTCTCCGCCCGGCCGGTGGTGCGCGCCGCGCTCCTCGGCCTGCAGCAGCGGCTCGCCACCGCCGCCGGCCACCGCGGGGCCGTGCTCGAGGGCCGCGACATCGGGACGGTGGTCTTCCCCGACGCCGACGTGAAGTTCTTCCTCACCGCGACGCCCGAGGTGCGGGCGCGCCGCCGCCACGACGAGCTGGTGGCGAAGGGCCAGCCGAGCACGCTCGCGCAGGTGCTCGCGGACCAGCAGAAGCGCGACCGCGACGACAGCGAGCGGGCGGTGGCGCCCCTGCGTCCGGCGGACGACGCGCTGCTCGTGGACACGAGCGGGCTGCCGCTCGACGGGGTAGTGGAGGCGCTGGCGGACGAGGTCCGGGCCCGGCTGGCCGCGCGGGCCCAGCCCGGCTAG
- the hisC gene encoding histidinol-phosphate transaminase, which translates to MLPVPPYVAALQPYVPGKPIEEVEREYGVSNVAKLASNENALGPSPRAVAAAREACAKVHLYPDGSAFALRGALARKLGVTPEELAVGNGSNELLELVVRTFVAEGEETLTAEGSFVVYRLASQAHGRRCVEAPMRERRYDLRALAERLSRRTRVVFLANPDNPNGTYFSEAELRAFLEAVPRDVLVVLDEAYVEFVDAKDFPDALALRRRFPQLAVSRTFSKIYGLAGLRLGYLVASPEVVAFLDRVRAPFNTSLPAQAAGVAALEDEEHLARSRALVASERPFLSAGLRALGATVWPSQTNFVLADFPGRPGGALFEALLREGVVVRPMGGYGMPTGQRITLGLRAENEKLLGALKKLLRA; encoded by the coding sequence ATGCTCCCGGTCCCGCCGTACGTCGCCGCGCTGCAGCCCTACGTCCCCGGCAAGCCCATCGAGGAGGTCGAGCGGGAGTACGGCGTCTCGAACGTCGCGAAGCTCGCCTCGAACGAGAACGCGCTCGGCCCCTCACCCCGCGCGGTCGCGGCGGCGCGCGAGGCGTGCGCCAAGGTGCACCTCTATCCGGACGGCTCCGCCTTCGCGCTGCGCGGCGCGCTGGCGAGGAAGCTCGGCGTCACCCCCGAGGAGCTCGCGGTCGGGAACGGCTCCAACGAGCTGCTCGAGCTCGTGGTCCGCACCTTCGTGGCCGAGGGCGAGGAGACGCTCACGGCCGAGGGGAGCTTCGTGGTGTACCGGCTCGCCAGCCAGGCCCACGGGCGGCGCTGCGTCGAGGCCCCCATGCGCGAGCGCCGGTACGACCTGCGCGCGCTGGCCGAGCGGCTCTCGCGCCGGACCCGTGTCGTCTTCCTCGCCAACCCCGACAACCCCAACGGCACCTACTTCTCCGAGGCGGAGCTGCGCGCGTTCCTGGAGGCCGTCCCGCGCGACGTGCTGGTGGTGCTGGACGAGGCGTACGTCGAGTTCGTCGACGCGAAGGACTTCCCCGACGCGCTGGCGCTGCGCCGCCGCTTCCCGCAGCTCGCCGTCTCGCGCACCTTCTCCAAGATCTACGGGCTGGCCGGGCTGCGCCTCGGCTACCTGGTGGCGAGCCCGGAGGTGGTGGCCTTCCTCGACCGCGTGCGCGCCCCGTTCAACACCAGCCTGCCGGCGCAGGCGGCGGGCGTGGCGGCGCTCGAGGACGAGGAGCACCTGGCCCGCAGCCGCGCGCTGGTGGCGAGCGAGCGGCCCTTCCTCTCCGCCGGCCTGCGCGCGCTCGGCGCGACCGTGTGGCCGTCGCAGACGAACTTCGTGCTGGCCGACTTCCCCGGCCGCCCCGGCGGCGCGCTCTTCGAGGCGCTCCTGCGCGAGGGCGTGGTGGTGCGGCCCATGGGCGGCTACGGGATGCCCACCGGCCAGCGGATCACCCTCGGCCTGCGCGCGGAGAACGAGAAGCTGCTCGGCGCGCTGAAGAAGCTCCTCCGCGCATGA
- the ispH gene encoding 4-hydroxy-3-methylbut-2-enyl diphosphate reductase — protein sequence MEVRIAKTAGFCWGVRRTVDRVMEVAGAASNPVVTLGPIIHNPQAVERMRAQGVGTVQAVAEVERGTTVVVRTHGAIRSELQAAKERGLSVVDGTCPYVKYPQAMARRLSGEGYHVVVVGDAAHAEVKGVLSYAEGPCTVVKPGGPIPEIDAKRVAVLAQTTCIGAEFERVVGALALRHREVRAVNTICNDTDERQADARQLASEVDAVVVVGGKNSANTRHLAELCRQIQPRTWHVETEEELQPGWFEGCKVVGLSAGASTPDWVVEGVAARLRSLPA from the coding sequence ATGGAAGTCCGCATCGCGAAGACCGCCGGGTTCTGCTGGGGCGTCCGCCGCACGGTGGACCGGGTGATGGAGGTGGCGGGCGCCGCCAGCAACCCGGTCGTCACGCTCGGCCCCATCATCCACAACCCGCAGGCCGTCGAGCGGATGCGCGCGCAGGGCGTCGGCACCGTCCAGGCCGTGGCCGAGGTGGAGCGCGGGACGACGGTGGTGGTGCGGACCCACGGCGCGATCCGCTCGGAGCTGCAGGCGGCCAAGGAGCGCGGGCTCTCGGTGGTGGACGGGACCTGCCCGTACGTGAAGTACCCGCAGGCGATGGCCCGCCGCCTCTCCGGCGAGGGCTACCACGTCGTCGTCGTCGGCGACGCCGCCCACGCCGAGGTGAAGGGCGTCCTGTCCTACGCCGAGGGGCCGTGCACGGTGGTGAAGCCCGGCGGCCCCATCCCGGAGATCGACGCCAAGCGGGTGGCGGTGCTGGCCCAGACCACCTGCATCGGCGCGGAGTTCGAGCGGGTGGTGGGCGCGCTCGCGTTGCGGCACCGCGAGGTGCGGGCGGTGAACACGATCTGCAACGACACCGACGAGCGCCAGGCCGACGCGCGCCAGCTCGCCTCCGAGGTGGACGCGGTGGTGGTGGTGGGCGGGAAGAACAGCGCCAACACCCGCCACCTGGCCGAGCTCTGCCGGCAGATCCAGCCGCGCACCTGGCACGTCGAGACCGAGGAGGAGCTGCAGCCCGGCTGGTTCGAGGGCTGCAAGGTGGTCGGGCTCTCCGCCGGCGCCTCGACGCCGGACTGGGTGGTCGAGGGCGTGGCGGCTCGCCTGAGGAGCCTGCCCGCCTAG